The following are encoded together in the Roseivirga misakiensis genome:
- a CDS encoding AraC family transcriptional regulator — translation MVNTKPSLEQILPAFGSSFLVRRYSSSCEHNLANWHFHPELELVYVHGGSGKRHIGKHMSYFNDGELVLIGSFLPHYGFTDRFSGNKSETVIQFKQDFLGNDFFGIPEMESVKRLLELAKKGLTFHGSTKDKVGAKIEALAWEDQYGRLIGLLSILKDLSDSQEYEVLNAEGVALAVDAKENDRMNVIYSHIRSNFKEHISLEEMADKVSMTVPAFCRYFKKISRKTFTKFVNEYRVVHASKLLAETSMAITEVSFESGFNNFSHFNKSFKLFTGKSPSEYRKDFKHIILEK, via the coding sequence ATGGTAAATACTAAGCCGTCGTTAGAGCAAATTCTACCAGCATTTGGTAGTAGCTTTCTAGTAAGGAGGTACTCAAGCTCTTGTGAACATAACTTGGCAAACTGGCACTTTCATCCAGAGCTTGAGTTGGTTTATGTGCATGGAGGAAGTGGTAAAAGGCATATTGGTAAACACATGTCATACTTCAATGATGGTGAACTGGTCTTGATAGGATCATTTTTACCACATTATGGTTTTACGGATCGATTTAGTGGTAATAAGTCTGAGACTGTTATACAGTTTAAACAGGATTTTTTGGGGAATGACTTTTTTGGAATACCTGAAATGGAGTCGGTCAAACGTTTACTCGAGTTGGCAAAGAAGGGCTTGACTTTTCATGGTAGTACCAAAGATAAAGTAGGAGCAAAAATTGAAGCACTGGCTTGGGAAGATCAGTATGGCCGTTTAATCGGTTTATTGTCAATATTGAAAGACTTGTCGGATTCACAGGAATATGAGGTACTCAATGCTGAAGGGGTTGCCCTTGCAGTAGATGCCAAGGAAAATGACCGAATGAATGTCATTTACAGTCACATCCGATCCAATTTTAAAGAACATATCAGTTTAGAGGAAATGGCTGATAAGGTTAGTATGACGGTTCCTGCCTTTTGTAGGTACTTTAAGAAGATTTCCCGAAAGACTTTTACCAAGTTCGTGAATGAATATCGAGTTGTGCATGCCTCAAAGTTATTGGCTGAAACATCGATGGCCATTACGGAAGTGAGTTTCGAAAGCGGATTCAATAACTTCTCTCACTTCAATAAGTCATTTAAGCTATTTACAGGAAAAAGTCCTTCCGAATATCGAAAGGACTTTAAGCATATAATTTTAGAAAAGTAA
- the dnaA gene encoding chromosomal replication initiator protein DnaA has translation MVKSEKSVWEDCLRFIKSQVQEQSYKTWFEPIKPLGLNETTITIQVPSQFFYEYLEEHYVHLLRECVQNELGPEGKLEYSVIVDSGSVQNQPYMVTLPNQNQNQNGKSWGKEVVEPEMVNPFKMPSLDKDSRYSNLNPNYYFDNYIEGDCNRLARSAGIAVAEKPGITSFNPLMIYGGVGLGKTHLVQAIGNKVSEQRKDNFVLYVSSEKFTTQFTDAIRNNSIQSFTNFYLQVDTLIIDDVQFFSGKEKTQEMFFHIFNHLHQNGKQIIMSSDRAPRDLKGLQDRLLSRFKWGLTADLQMPDFETRMAIIMRKMQSDGIYIPDDVVEYLAYSVDTNVRELEGVLISLIAHATLNKTDIDLELAKQTLKNIVHDIESEVGVDYIQKTVGEFFQISVEDLKDKTRKKEIVIARQVSMYLCKEYTNHSLKSIGYHFGGRDHSTVIHAVQSVSDMMDVDSKFSNSIDELKKKMKMKLV, from the coding sequence ATGGTAAAAAGTGAGAAGTCGGTTTGGGAAGATTGCCTAAGGTTTATAAAAAGCCAGGTACAAGAACAAAGTTACAAGACTTGGTTCGAACCAATAAAGCCGTTAGGGTTGAATGAAACGACCATAACCATCCAAGTACCCAGTCAGTTTTTCTACGAATATCTAGAAGAACATTACGTTCATTTACTGCGTGAGTGTGTTCAAAATGAGCTAGGGCCAGAAGGCAAATTAGAATACTCTGTGATTGTAGATAGTGGTAGCGTTCAAAATCAACCATATATGGTTACTCTGCCGAATCAGAATCAAAATCAGAACGGAAAATCTTGGGGTAAAGAGGTGGTAGAGCCAGAAATGGTGAACCCTTTCAAAATGCCATCTCTAGATAAGGATTCTAGATACTCTAATCTGAATCCGAATTACTATTTCGACAACTACATCGAAGGAGACTGTAATAGATTGGCCCGCTCGGCTGGAATTGCCGTAGCTGAAAAACCAGGAATTACATCTTTTAACCCACTAATGATTTACGGTGGTGTAGGATTAGGAAAAACACACTTGGTGCAAGCCATAGGAAATAAGGTGAGTGAGCAGCGCAAAGACAATTTTGTCTTATACGTGTCTTCTGAAAAATTTACTACGCAGTTCACCGATGCCATCCGTAATAATAGCATTCAGAGTTTTACCAACTTTTACTTACAGGTTGATACTTTAATCATTGATGATGTTCAATTCTTTTCTGGCAAGGAAAAGACGCAAGAAATGTTCTTTCACATTTTTAATCACTTACATCAAAATGGTAAGCAGATTATCATGTCTAGTGATAGAGCACCTAGAGATTTGAAGGGACTACAGGATAGATTACTATCTAGATTTAAATGGGGTTTGACAGCAGATTTGCAGATGCCTGACTTCGAGACTCGAATGGCGATCATTATGCGGAAGATGCAGTCTGATGGAATCTATATTCCTGATGATGTCGTTGAGTACCTTGCTTATAGTGTGGATACTAATGTGAGAGAGCTAGAGGGTGTATTAATTTCTTTAATCGCCCATGCGACGCTTAATAAAACAGATATTGATCTTGAATTGGCGAAGCAAACACTCAAGAATATTGTTCACGATATCGAGTCTGAGGTTGGCGTAGATTACATCCAGAAAACTGTAGGAGAATTCTTCCAAATCAGTGTTGAAGACTTAAAGGACAAGACACGTAAGAAAGAAATTGTGATAGCGCGTCAAGTATCGATGTATTTGTGTAAAGAGTATACAAACCACTCGCTCAAATCTATCGGATATCATTTTGGCGGTCGAGATCATAGTACGGTAATTCACGCGGTGCAGTCCGTGAGTGATATGATGGACGTGGATTCGAAATTCAGTAACTCGATAGATGAGTTAAAGAAGAAAATGAAAATGAAACTGGTTTAA
- a CDS encoding methylmalonyl-CoA mutase family protein codes for MNKRLFADFKSQSPEEWKEKLIVDLKGKSFDDLRWENHGITGKPFYTSNDLPPVIPQLSKEHPNTEAFGHRFWVNYQFIPVNNEKEANQKALLALQNGADGLLFELDSLADLEILFKDIELIYCHVSFRSESLSTEEIFNHYHSYLSNSAIDLNKLNGFVDGQGFHIQDIVTGLKTITLKTSAQTENYSKQIALLLGEVIDIIDHKQLEAADFFNMLSIQTHLTNDYFGEIAKHRALRLAVLKLAKTYGLEIEEPMLVSLSPQWSSEIDDPHSFMLHASTQAMAAIIGGTDGLIVNPFYKVFDKNSALAERMSRNISTILKEESYLAKNVDPSAGSYYLESMTKSLTDESIELLKSIEAKGGLSQLDLASFVESKTATV; via the coding sequence ATGAATAAACGATTGTTTGCTGATTTTAAGTCGCAGTCTCCTGAGGAATGGAAGGAGAAATTAATTGTTGATTTGAAGGGAAAATCATTTGACGACTTACGCTGGGAAAACCACGGCATTACTGGCAAACCTTTTTATACGAGCAACGACTTACCTCCGGTAATTCCCCAGCTATCAAAGGAGCACCCCAACACAGAGGCCTTCGGCCATCGCTTTTGGGTGAATTATCAGTTTATTCCAGTTAATAATGAGAAAGAAGCCAATCAGAAGGCATTATTAGCACTTCAAAATGGTGCCGATGGACTTTTATTCGAATTAGATAGTCTGGCAGACCTGGAGATTCTATTCAAGGATATTGAACTCATCTATTGCCACGTTTCATTTCGCTCTGAAAGCCTATCAACAGAAGAGATATTCAACCATTACCACAGCTACCTCAGCAATTCTGCTATTGATTTAAATAAGTTGAATGGCTTTGTCGATGGACAAGGATTCCATATTCAAGATATAGTCACGGGTCTGAAGACCATAACGCTAAAAACCTCAGCACAAACCGAAAACTACTCAAAACAAATAGCGCTTTTACTGGGCGAAGTCATTGATATCATTGATCACAAACAACTTGAGGCAGCTGACTTTTTCAACATGCTGTCTATACAAACCCATTTGACAAACGACTATTTTGGGGAGATCGCTAAACACAGAGCATTAAGGCTTGCTGTGCTAAAACTTGCCAAAACTTATGGGCTCGAAATCGAAGAGCCAATGCTGGTAAGCCTAAGCCCTCAGTGGAGCAGTGAAATTGACGATCCACATAGTTTTATGCTCCATGCATCCACCCAAGCTATGGCAGCGATCATCGGTGGAACGGATGGTCTTATTGTGAACCCATTCTATAAGGTATTCGATAAAAATAGCGCCCTTGCCGAGAGGATGTCTAGAAACATTTCGACGATTTTAAAAGAAGAATCATATCTCGCGAAAAATGTCGATCCATCTGCTGGTTCTTATTATTTGGAGTCAATGACAAAATCTTTAACAGACGAGTCGATTGAATTACTCAAAAGTATAGAGGCTAAAGGAGGTTTGAGCCAACTAGACCTTGCATCATTTGTGGAATCTAAAACAGCAACAGTATGA
- the scpA gene encoding methylmalonyl-CoA mutase, giving the protein MRPNLDLIADAKSTSKKVSNNNDWKTAEGISVPPNVSFETIENAEHLGFGAGVPPYLRGPYSSMYTVRPWTIRQYAGFSTAEESNAFYRRNLSAGQKGLSVAFDLATHRGYDSDHPRVTGDVGKAGVAIDSILDMEVLFDQIPLDQMSVSMTMNGAVIPIMAFYIVAAEEQGVDKSKLTGTIQNDILKEFMVRNTYIYPPAPSMRIIGDIFKYTAEHMPKFNSISISGYHMQEAGATADIELAYTLADGLEYLRTGVASGLDIDAFAPRLSFFWAIGMNHFMEIAKLRAGRLLWAKIVKSFNPKNPKSMALRTHCQTSGWSLTEQDPFNNVTRTCVEALAAALGHTQSLHTNALDEAIALPTDFSARIARNTQIYLQKETGINRVIDPWGGSHYVEYLTDQLVQKAWSLIEEVEEMDGMAKAIEAGLPKMRIEEAAARKQARIDSGKDVIVGVNQYQVDETTDIDLLEVNTTVRDSQLKRLAKLKNERNQEAVDQALKAITEAAENGTGNLLALAVDAARKRASLGEISLAMESVFGRHKAVTKTISGVYSNEVKENEDFIKARELADKFAELDGRRPRIMIAKMGQDGHDRGAKVIATSFADMGFDVDIGPLFQTPEETALQAAENDVHMIGASSLAAGHKTLIPQLIGELKRLGREDIMVIAGGVIPPNDYDFLYESGVSAVFGPGTVIAKAAQEILEKMMAEDE; this is encoded by the coding sequence ATGAGACCCAATTTAGATTTAATCGCAGACGCTAAGAGCACCTCAAAAAAGGTTTCGAATAACAATGACTGGAAAACTGCCGAGGGTATTAGCGTGCCACCAAATGTTAGTTTCGAAACGATCGAAAACGCTGAACACTTGGGTTTTGGTGCTGGAGTTCCGCCTTATTTAAGAGGACCTTACAGTTCAATGTATACCGTAAGACCTTGGACCATAAGGCAATACGCAGGTTTTTCTACAGCTGAAGAGTCAAATGCTTTTTATAGACGAAACCTATCCGCTGGGCAAAAAGGACTTTCCGTGGCCTTTGACTTAGCTACACATAGAGGTTATGATTCCGATCACCCACGTGTTACAGGGGATGTAGGAAAAGCGGGTGTAGCCATTGATTCCATCCTTGATATGGAAGTGCTTTTCGATCAAATTCCTCTGGATCAAATGTCTGTCTCCATGACCATGAATGGCGCAGTTATTCCCATCATGGCCTTTTATATCGTTGCAGCAGAAGAACAGGGTGTCGATAAATCGAAACTGACGGGAACCATTCAAAACGACATTCTCAAGGAATTTATGGTGCGAAATACGTATATCTATCCGCCCGCGCCATCCATGAGAATCATTGGAGATATTTTCAAATACACGGCAGAACATATGCCGAAATTCAATTCCATTAGTATTTCAGGCTATCACATGCAGGAAGCTGGTGCAACTGCCGATATCGAATTAGCTTATACGCTTGCCGATGGATTGGAATACTTAAGAACTGGTGTTGCTTCAGGGCTAGATATAGACGCGTTTGCTCCAAGACTATCCTTCTTTTGGGCCATTGGCATGAACCATTTTATGGAAATCGCTAAGCTAAGGGCTGGCCGATTGCTTTGGGCTAAAATTGTGAAGTCATTTAACCCGAAGAACCCTAAATCAATGGCCTTAAGAACTCATTGCCAAACCTCGGGTTGGAGTCTAACAGAACAAGATCCCTTTAATAATGTAACCAGGACTTGCGTAGAAGCCCTCGCTGCTGCACTCGGCCATACGCAATCTTTACATACCAATGCTTTGGATGAGGCCATTGCCTTACCTACCGACTTTTCAGCTAGAATTGCTAGAAACACTCAAATCTATCTTCAAAAAGAAACTGGTATTAACCGCGTGATCGATCCATGGGGCGGATCACATTATGTGGAGTATTTGACCGACCAATTGGTTCAGAAAGCGTGGTCATTAATCGAAGAAGTTGAGGAAATGGATGGAATGGCAAAGGCGATTGAAGCTGGTTTGCCTAAAATGAGAATAGAAGAAGCTGCAGCCAGAAAACAAGCAAGAATTGATTCTGGTAAAGATGTGATTGTTGGCGTAAATCAATATCAGGTTGACGAAACCACCGATATTGATTTGCTTGAGGTTAATACCACAGTACGCGATTCACAATTGAAGCGATTGGCAAAACTCAAAAATGAGCGAAATCAAGAAGCTGTAGACCAGGCTTTAAAGGCTATTACAGAAGCTGCCGAAAATGGTACTGGCAACTTATTGGCCCTAGCAGTGGATGCTGCTAGAAAAAGAGCTTCGCTTGGCGAAATATCTTTGGCAATGGAAAGTGTCTTCGGTAGACATAAAGCTGTGACCAAAACCATTTCTGGTGTATATTCAAACGAAGTGAAAGAAAACGAAGATTTCATAAAAGCCCGTGAATTGGCCGATAAATTCGCTGAACTCGATGGTCGAAGACCCCGAATTATGATCGCAAAAATGGGCCAAGATGGTCATGATCGTGGCGCGAAAGTAATTGCCACCAGCTTCGCCGATATGGGTTTTGATGTAGACATAGGGCCATTGTTCCAGACCCCAGAAGAAACCGCTCTTCAAGCAGCCGAAAATGATGTCCATATGATTGGCGCATCAAGTTTAGCGGCTGGCCATAAGACTTTGATTCCGCAATTAATTGGTGAATTGAAACGTTTGGGGCGAGAAGATATCATGGTGATCGCTGGCGGTGTAATTCCGCCAAACGATTACGATTTTCTTTATGAGTCTGGCGTGTCGGCCGTTTTTGGGCCTGGCACCGTCATCGCAAAAGCTGCGCAAGAGATTCTAGAAAAGATGATGGCTGAAGACGAATAA
- a CDS encoding NUDIX hydrolase: protein MKVIDKLAWLEIKDNRILVARSKGKEAFYIPGGKRELGESDAQALIREIDEELSVKLHEDSLAYYGTFSAQAHGHADGVLVQMTCYMGQYDGELKAAAEIEEVSWLEFEEMDKTSHVDKIIFKDLRSKNLL from the coding sequence ATGAAGGTGATCGATAAACTGGCTTGGTTAGAAATTAAGGATAATCGTATCCTGGTAGCTAGAAGCAAAGGCAAAGAAGCTTTTTACATCCCAGGTGGTAAAAGAGAACTGGGTGAGTCGGATGCACAAGCACTTATTCGAGAAATCGATGAAGAATTAAGCGTGAAGCTGCATGAAGACTCCTTGGCCTATTATGGTACCTTTTCGGCTCAAGCCCATGGCCATGCCGATGGTGTATTAGTTCAAATGACTTGCTATATGGGACAATATGATGGTGAATTGAAAGCCGCAGCCGAAATAGAGGAGGTCTCTTGGCTGGAATTCGAAGAAATGGACAAAACTTCCCATGTCGATAAAATTATCTTCAAAGATTTAAGATCAAAAAACCTGCTTTAA
- a CDS encoding cellulose synthase family protein gives MYWLELTIIILYTAALSFIFVYSLSQLNLVLIYRKAQRKKTIAKPATVPENYDYPVVTVQLPVYNELYVVERLIDAVARLEWPKDKLEIQVLDDSNDETVDLIAQTVEKWKKEGIDITQVRRPERKGFKAGALQYGMKVAKGEFIAIFDADFVPEPDFLIHSVPHFEKDKKIGVVQTRWGHINEKYSMLTKLQAFGLNTHFFVEQNGRSQGGHFLNFNGTGGIWRKTCIEDAGGWKADTLTEDLDLSYRAQLKGWQIFYNPDTVAPAELPAAMSAIKSQQYRWTKGAAETSIKLLPKVLKAPLSLGTKFHATFHLLNSAVFICIVLTAFLSIPILFIRNLSDGWQTIMDISMMFLLGYVFLVIFYWNGFREKREGFWKTVKDFVPQMFMLLSVFLGLSLHNAVAVFEGLIGKKTPFVRTPKFNITGKKGSWKGNIYFKKKINPLTILEGFLGLYFTGGLALAFYFNDFALLPFHLLLSLGFLLVFYYTLQHTRHAS, from the coding sequence ATGTATTGGCTTGAACTAACCATAATTATTCTCTATACAGCGGCCTTGTCGTTCATATTTGTATACAGTTTGTCTCAGCTGAACTTGGTACTTATCTATAGAAAAGCGCAGCGAAAAAAGACAATTGCTAAACCAGCTACCGTTCCTGAGAACTATGATTATCCGGTGGTTACTGTGCAGTTACCAGTTTACAACGAATTGTATGTTGTTGAACGATTGATCGATGCCGTAGCGCGACTAGAATGGCCGAAGGATAAGCTAGAAATTCAAGTCTTAGATGATTCTAATGACGAAACCGTCGATTTGATCGCCCAGACCGTTGAAAAGTGGAAAAAGGAGGGTATTGACATTACTCAGGTGAGAAGGCCTGAACGCAAAGGGTTTAAAGCAGGTGCCCTTCAATACGGCATGAAAGTCGCGAAAGGCGAGTTTATTGCCATTTTCGATGCTGATTTTGTACCTGAGCCTGACTTTTTGATACACAGTGTACCTCATTTTGAAAAGGATAAAAAAATTGGTGTGGTACAAACACGTTGGGGCCATATCAATGAGAAATATTCCATGCTGACCAAGCTCCAAGCGTTCGGTTTGAATACCCATTTCTTTGTGGAGCAAAACGGTCGATCTCAAGGAGGACATTTCCTCAATTTTAACGGAACTGGAGGCATTTGGCGGAAAACTTGTATTGAAGATGCAGGCGGATGGAAAGCCGACACGCTCACAGAAGATCTCGATTTAAGTTATAGGGCGCAGCTAAAAGGCTGGCAAATTTTCTACAATCCAGATACAGTAGCGCCAGCAGAATTACCAGCTGCCATGAGTGCCATAAAATCACAACAGTATCGATGGACTAAAGGCGCCGCTGAAACCAGCATAAAGCTATTACCAAAAGTGTTGAAAGCACCTTTATCTTTGGGTACTAAGTTTCATGCTACATTTCACTTGCTTAACTCTGCAGTGTTCATTTGCATAGTGTTAACAGCCTTTTTGAGCATCCCGATTCTATTCATTAGAAACCTGTCCGATGGCTGGCAAACCATTATGGATATCTCCATGATGTTCCTTTTGGGTTATGTCTTTTTGGTCATATTTTATTGGAATGGTTTCCGAGAAAAGAGGGAGGGCTTTTGGAAAACAGTCAAAGATTTTGTGCCTCAAATGTTTATGCTACTTTCAGTTTTTCTAGGCTTGAGCTTGCATAACGCGGTGGCAGTTTTCGAAGGCCTAATTGGTAAAAAGACACCTTTCGTGAGAACGCCTAAGTTTAATATTACTGGGAAGAAAGGCTCCTGGAAAGGAAATATCTATTTCAAAAAGAAGATAAATCCACTCACTATCCTAGAAGGATTCTTGGGACTTTACTTTACAGGAGGATTGGCCTTAGCATTTTATTTCAACGATTTTGCCTTACTTCCTTTCCACTTACTGCTGAGTTTAGGATTTTTGCTAGTGTTCTATTACACTTTGCAACATACAAGGCATGCTTCGTAA
- a CDS encoding glycosyltransferase family 2 protein yields the protein MTQHAIPNIKVVIPAFNEEKSIAHVINDIPKEWVKEVVVVDNRSTDQTAEVAKKAGATVLSETNAGYGNACLKGINYLSEPSRQPEILVFIDGDYSDFPEQLPELVQPIIDQDIDMVIGSRALGDREGGSMTFPQVFGNWLATSLLKLFYGVKYTDLGPFRAIKFDELLALQMQDKTYGWTVEMQVKAARQKLKTTEVPVNYKRRIGVSKVSGTVKGTVLAGYKILYTIFKYL from the coding sequence TTGACCCAACATGCTATTCCAAATATTAAGGTAGTAATACCGGCTTTCAATGAGGAAAAATCCATTGCTCATGTGATCAATGATATTCCTAAAGAATGGGTCAAAGAGGTAGTTGTAGTAGACAATAGATCTACTGATCAAACAGCCGAAGTAGCTAAAAAAGCAGGTGCTACGGTACTTTCGGAGACTAATGCAGGTTATGGAAATGCATGTCTTAAGGGCATCAATTATTTGTCGGAGCCGAGCAGGCAGCCTGAAATTCTAGTATTTATTGATGGAGACTATTCTGACTTTCCAGAGCAGTTACCGGAATTAGTGCAACCAATCATCGATCAAGATATCGATATGGTTATTGGATCGCGTGCCTTGGGTGATCGGGAGGGAGGTTCAATGACGTTTCCTCAAGTTTTCGGCAATTGGCTAGCCACATCGTTGCTAAAGCTGTTTTACGGCGTCAAGTATACTGATTTGGGACCTTTTAGGGCCATAAAGTTCGACGAGCTACTGGCCTTGCAAATGCAGGATAAGACTTACGGTTGGACAGTTGAAATGCAAGTGAAAGCTGCAAGACAAAAACTTAAAACCACCGAAGTACCGGTAAACTATAAACGGAGAATAGGTGTTAGCAAAGTATCTGGCACAGTAAAGGGCACCGTACTAGCGGGCTATAAAATTCTGTATACTATCTTTAAGTATCTATAA